Proteins encoded within one genomic window of Pedobacter africanus:
- a CDS encoding ComF family protein, with translation MKLLKNIFRDLLALLFPNLCCGCDTHLYKGEDQICTHCLYRLPYTDYHLFPENKAAKQLWGRVHCNAVMSLLYFKKGYRTQNLIHHLKYRGGKDLGTKLGHMIAEKLMQAPVYSGIDLIVPVPLHPRRERLRGYNQSQCIAEGIGAVLNVPVSRNGLVRTGITKSQTKKGRYDRFKNMQSVFAVQDSALFKNLHILLVDDVMTTGATLEACCITLQTCSPAKISIATVAYTE, from the coding sequence ATGAAGCTGCTTAAAAATATTTTCAGGGACCTGCTGGCCTTGCTGTTTCCCAATCTTTGCTGTGGCTGTGACACACACTTGTACAAAGGGGAAGACCAGATCTGTACACACTGCCTGTACCGGTTACCCTATACCGATTATCACCTCTTCCCCGAAAACAAAGCAGCAAAACAGCTTTGGGGACGTGTACATTGCAATGCGGTAATGTCTCTCCTTTATTTCAAGAAAGGTTACCGGACACAAAACCTCATCCATCATTTAAAATACAGGGGAGGAAAGGATTTGGGAACTAAGCTTGGCCATATGATTGCCGAAAAATTGATGCAGGCACCAGTGTATAGTGGAATTGATCTGATCGTACCGGTACCGCTTCATCCCCGCAGGGAGCGCCTCAGAGGGTATAACCAAAGCCAGTGTATTGCCGAAGGTATTGGAGCGGTATTAAACGTGCCCGTAAGCCGCAATGGCTTGGTTAGAACGGGGATTACCAAAAGCCAGACTAAAAAAGGGAGGTACGACCGCTTTAAGAATATGCAGTCTGTATTTGCAGTACAGGATAGCGCTCTGTTTAAAAACCTGCATATTTTACTGGTAGATGATGTAATGACAACGGGAGCAACCCTGGAGGCCTGCTGTATTACACTTCAAACCTGCAGCCCGGCAAAAATAAGTATCGCCACTGTTGCTTATACGGAATAG
- the rlmN gene encoding 23S rRNA (adenine(2503)-C(2))-methyltransferase RlmN, translating into MPATNKTDIRSLDLNQLQQHFTAMQEPAYRAKQVYQWLWEKSARSFAEMSNLSKELRAKLDASYAINVVEVNKSQISNDHTIKSAFRLYDGNIVEGVLIPMDERMTACVSSQVGCSLTCKFCATGYMDRKRNLNADEIYDQVVLIDQQAKQNYNAPLTNIVYMGMGEPLLNYANVLKSIDRITAPDGLNMSYKRITVSTAGIAKMIKKLGDDGVKFNLALSLHAANDKKRNEIMPINEHNSLKALAEALKYYFAKTKNPVTYEYIVFNQFNDEIADAMELARFCKHVPCKVNLIEYNPIQFAGFLNAEGDKIDAFSNYLKSQGINTNIRRSRGKDIDAACGQLAVKETV; encoded by the coding sequence ATGCCTGCTACAAATAAAACAGATATCCGTTCATTAGACCTCAATCAGCTGCAACAGCACTTTACTGCTATGCAGGAGCCTGCCTACAGGGCAAAACAGGTTTACCAATGGCTTTGGGAAAAATCGGCACGCAGCTTTGCCGAGATGAGCAACCTTTCAAAAGAGCTCAGGGCCAAGCTGGATGCCAGTTACGCCATCAATGTAGTTGAGGTAAACAAATCGCAGATCAGCAACGACCATACCATAAAAAGTGCTTTCAGGTTATATGACGGCAATATTGTAGAAGGTGTGCTGATTCCTATGGACGAGCGGATGACCGCCTGTGTAAGCTCACAGGTGGGCTGCAGCTTAACCTGCAAATTTTGCGCAACCGGATATATGGACCGTAAGCGTAACTTAAATGCCGATGAGATTTACGATCAGGTAGTACTGATAGACCAGCAGGCCAAACAAAATTACAATGCGCCTTTAACCAATATTGTATATATGGGCATGGGCGAACCCTTGCTGAATTATGCCAATGTATTAAAATCCATAGACAGGATTACCGCTCCCGATGGGTTAAATATGTCGTACAAGCGCATTACAGTTTCTACAGCAGGCATTGCCAAGATGATCAAAAAGCTTGGAGATGATGGCGTTAAATTTAATCTTGCGCTATCCCTCCATGCAGCCAACGACAAAAAACGCAATGAGATCATGCCCATCAATGAGCACAACTCTTTGAAAGCACTGGCCGAAGCATTAAAGTATTATTTTGCAAAAACCAAGAACCCGGTAACCTACGAATATATAGTTTTTAACCAGTTTAATGATGAGATAGCCGATGCCATGGAGCTGGCCAGGTTCTGCAAACATGTGCCTTGCAAGGTTAACCTGATCGAATACAACCCGATACAATTTGCAGGGTTCCTCAATGCAGAAGGCGATAAGATAGATGCCTTTTCCAATTACCTGAAAAGCCAGGGCATCAACACCAACATCAGGCGCAGTCGCGGTAAAGACATAGATGCCGCCTGCGGACAGCTTGCCGTTAAGGAGACCGTTTAG
- the rluF gene encoding 23S rRNA pseudouridine(2604) synthase RluF, with amino-acid sequence MSDSTTRLNKYISESGLCSRRAADRYIEQGNVYINGKKAKVGDKVFFGDIVTVNGQSIEPKGVEQSVLIAYNKPVGITSTTEAGVKGNIVDHVNHSERVFPIGRLDKDSQGLIFLTNNGDLVNKILRAGNNHEKEYVVTVNKPITDQFITGMAKGVPVLGVMTKKCKVVKESPLVFRITLIQGLNRQIRRMCEYFGYEVTKLERVRIMNIQLKGIPLGEWRELSPEELTEIYNMVAKSNAQADTTPKRVSKKPKAQNEEFPASKKAVAKPRNADNRKKPGAAKPAGKHKATPANDWNKSGGPSKKNSRRR; translated from the coding sequence ATGTCCGATTCGACTACCCGATTAAATAAATACATTAGTGAGAGTGGCTTGTGCTCTAGAAGAGCGGCCGACAGGTATATAGAGCAGGGAAATGTATACATTAATGGCAAAAAAGCCAAGGTGGGCGACAAAGTATTTTTTGGGGACATTGTAACAGTGAACGGGCAGAGCATTGAGCCTAAAGGGGTTGAGCAATCCGTTTTAATTGCCTACAACAAACCCGTTGGCATTACCAGCACTACAGAAGCCGGAGTGAAAGGAAATATTGTTGATCACGTAAACCATAGTGAGCGCGTATTCCCTATTGGCCGTTTGGATAAGGACTCCCAGGGGCTGATTTTCCTGACCAATAATGGCGACCTGGTCAATAAAATCCTGCGCGCGGGCAACAACCACGAAAAAGAATATGTGGTAACGGTAAACAAGCCGATTACAGATCAGTTCATTACCGGAATGGCTAAGGGCGTTCCTGTGCTGGGGGTGATGACAAAAAAATGCAAAGTGGTAAAGGAAAGTCCACTGGTATTCCGGATTACACTTATACAGGGCCTGAACCGCCAGATCAGGAGGATGTGCGAGTATTTTGGCTACGAGGTGACCAAGCTGGAGCGGGTACGGATCATGAATATTCAGTTAAAAGGTATTCCCCTGGGTGAATGGCGCGAGCTGAGCCCCGAAGAGCTTACTGAAATTTATAATATGGTAGCCAAATCCAATGCGCAGGCCGATACCACGCCGAAAAGAGTAAGCAAAAAGCCCAAGGCTCAAAATGAGGAATTCCCCGCCAGTAAAAAAGCAGTAGCAAAACCCCGCAACGCAGATAACAGGAAAAAGCCTGGGGCAGCAAAGCCTGCAGGTAAACACAAAGCCACACCGGCTAACGACTGGAACAAATCGGGCGGGCCATCCAAAAAGAACAGCAGGCGCCGTTAG
- a CDS encoding DinB family protein → MNRIGMFLKELNEAAATTRKMLERVPTDKFDWQPHPKSMTVKRLATHIAELPSWITMALTTDELDFANNPYQPEDIKNTEELLAYFEKSLADGRSHLTDQYEEVLDKGWTLRNGEQVYSVEPKADVIRMSLNQVVHHRAQLGVYLRLLNIPIPGSFGPSADEMDF, encoded by the coding sequence ATGAACAGAATTGGAATGTTTTTGAAAGAACTGAATGAAGCAGCAGCAACCACCCGTAAAATGCTGGAAAGAGTACCAACCGATAAATTTGACTGGCAGCCGCACCCAAAAAGTATGACGGTTAAAAGGCTGGCTACACACATCGCCGAACTTCCTTCCTGGATAACAATGGCGCTAACTACCGATGAACTGGATTTTGCCAATAACCCTTATCAACCGGAAGACATCAAAAATACAGAAGAGCTGCTCGCCTATTTTGAAAAGTCGCTGGCAGACGGGCGCAGCCATCTTACAGATCAATATGAAGAGGTGCTGGATAAAGGCTGGACGCTAAGAAACGGAGAGCAGGTTTACAGCGTAGAGCCTAAAGCCGATGTGATCCGCATGAGCCTGAACCAGGTTGTTCATCACCGGGCACAATTAGGTGTATATCTGAGATTGCTCAACATCCCTATACCCGGCAGTTTTGGCCCAAGTGCCGATGAAATGGATTTTTAA